Proteins encoded by one window of Pseudorca crassidens isolate mPseCra1 chromosome 3, mPseCra1.hap1, whole genome shotgun sequence:
- the LOC137221762 gene encoding protocadherin alpha-C2 isoform X4 encodes MELAGTRPGATEHPRFWTPMFWLLLLSLLLLLLPGPAASQLRYSVPEEQTPGALVGNVARALGLELRRLGPGCLRINHLGAPSPRYLELDLTSGALFVNERIDREALCEQRPRCLLSLEVLAHSPVAVSAVEVEVLDINDNSPRFPRPDYQLQVSESVAPGARFHIESAQDPDVGTNSVQTYELSPSEHFELDLKPLQENSKVLELVLRKGLDREQAVLHHLVLTAVDGGSPARSGTAQISVLVLDTNDNSPAFDQSTYRVQLREDAPPGTLVVKLNASDPDEGSNGELTYSLSSYTSDRERQLFSIDASTGEVRVSGELDYEEASSYQIYVQATDRGPVPMVGHCKVLVDIVDVNDNAPEVVLTDLYSPVPEDAAPNTVVALLSVNDQDSGPNRKVSLGLEATLPFRLNGFGNSYTLVVSGPLDREQVAAYNITVTATDGGVPQLTSQRTLQVEISDINDNPPSFLKDSYSIYIEENNLPGVLLCTVQATDPDEKENSEVTYSLMEREIQGLPVTSYVSINSASGSLYAVNSFDYEKFREFFVTVEARDKGSPPLSSTVTTNVYVVDVNDHAPHILYPTSTNSSAAIEMVPRTAPAGYLVTKVIAMDSDSGQNAWLFYHLAQISDLDLFKVELHTGEIRTTRKMGDESGTTFNLTVVVRDNGEPSLSASVAITVAVVDRVSRILPDTQRHVRSPRTYSEITLYLIIALSTVSFIFLLTIIVLSIIKCYRYTAYGTACCGGFCGVRERCPAELYKQANNNIDARLPHGLKVQPHFIEVRGNGSLTKTYCYKACLTAGSGSDTFMFYNTGAQTGLGPGGAQAAAGDSRHLTGQSGQSAGNLIILKNEAVSQNEPRQPNPDWRYSASLRAGMHSSVHLEEAGILRAGPGGPDQQWPTVSSATPEPEAGEVSPPVGAGVNSNSWTFKYGPGNPKQSGPEPKKQTQVSFLLRHKGEASQPRQ; translated from the exons ATGGAGCTGGCGGGCACCAGACCTGGGGCGACAGAGCATCCCCGTTTCTGGACGCCCATGTTCTGGCTGCTGCTGCTTTccctgctgctactgctgctgccgGGCCCAGCGGCCTCCCAGCTGCGATACTCGGTGCCGGAGGAGCAGACACCTGGCGCGCTTGTGGGCAACGTGGCTCGCGCACTGGGGCTGGAGCTGCGGCGCTTGGGGCCGGGCTGCCTGCGTATCAACCACCTGGGTGCGCCCAGCCCGCGCTACCTGGAGCTGGACCTGACCAGTGGAGCTCTCTTCGTCAACGAGCGCATTGACCGGGAGGCGCTGTGTGAGCAGCGGCCTCGCTGCCTGCTCAGCCTGGAAGTGCTGGCGCACAGCCCCGTGGCGGTGAGTGCCGTGGAGGTGGAGGTACTGGACATAAACGACAACTCGCCGCGCTTCCCGCGGCCCGACTACCAGCTTCAGGTAAGCGAATCGGTGGCACCTGGAGCGCGCTTTCACATAGAGAGCGCGCAGGACCCCGACGTGGGCACCAACTCGGTGCAGACCTACGAGCTCAGCCCCAGCGAGCACTTCGAGCTGGACCTGAAACCCCTGCAGGAGAACAGTAAGGTGCTGGAGCTGGTGCTGCGTAAGGGCCTAGACCGCGAGCAGGCAGTCTTGCACCACCTGGTTCTCACAGCTGTGGACGGGGGCAGCCCAGCCCGCTCAGGCACCGCGCAGATCTCTGTGCTTGTCCTGGACACTAACGACAATTCTCCCGCCTTCGACCAGTCCACCTACCGCGTCCAGCTTCGGGAGGACGCTCCCCCAGGCACACTGGTGGTGAAGCTGAATGCCTCAGACCCGGATGAGGGCTCCAATGGCGAACTCACGTACTCCTTGAGCAGCTACACGTCGGACCGGGAGAGGCAGCTCTTCAGCATCGATGCCAGCACGGGGGAAGTGCGGGTAAGTGGAGAGCTGGATTATGAGGAGGCCTCTTCCTACCAGATCTATGTGCAGGCAACAGACCGGGGTCCAGTGCCCATGGTGGGTCACTGCAAGGTGCTGGTGGACATCGTGGATGTGAATGATAACGCACCAGAGGTGGTGCTCACGGACCTGTACAGCCCAGTGCCTGAAGATGCTGCGCCCAACACCGTTGTGGCCCTTCTCAGTGTCAATGACCAAGATTCAGGTCCCAACCGGAAAGTGAGCCTGGGCCTGGAGGCCACACTGCCTTTCCGACTGAATGGCTTTGGAAACTCCTACACACTGGTGGTGAGTGGCCCCCTGGACAGGGAGCAGGTGGCTGCCTACAACATCACAGTGACAGCCACTGATGGGGGAGTACCACAGCTCACATCCCAGCGGACACTGCAGGTTGAGATCTCTGACATCAATGACAATCCACCCAGCTTCCTGAAGGACTCCTACTCCATTTACATCGAGGAAAACAACTTGCCAGGGGTGTTGCTCTGCACTGTGCAAGCCACGGACCCAGATGAAAAGGAGAATTCGGAGGTGACCTACTCCCTCATGGAGAGGGAGATTCAAGGGCTGCCAGTCACCTCCTATGTCTCCATTAACAGTGCCAGTGGCAGCCTTTATGCTGTCAACTCCTTTGATTATGAGAAATTTCGGGAGTTCTTTGTGACTGTGGAGGCCCGGGACAAGGGGAGCCCACCACTGAGCAGCACTGTGACCACCAACGTGTATGTAGTGGACGTGAATGACCATGCCCCTCACATCCTATACCCTACCTCAACCAATTCGTCAGCAGCCATTGAAATGGTGCCTCGAACTGCCCCTGCTGGCTACCTGGTCACTAAAGTCATAGCCATGGACTCAGACTCTGGGCAGAATGCTTGGCTCTTTTACCATCTGGCCCAGATTTCTGACCTGGACCTCTTTAAGGTAGAGCTACATACAGGAGAAATTAGGACTACCAGGAAGATGGGAGATGAGAGTGGAACCACTTTCAACCTGACCGTGGTGGTCCGAGACAATGGAGAGCCATCGCTGTCAGCCTCTGTGGCCATTACAGTAGCTGTAGTGGATAGGGTTTCCAGAATCCTCCCTGACACTCAGAGACATGTGAGAAGTCCTCGGACATACTCTGAAATTACACTTTATCTAATAATAGCATTAAGCACAgtgtcttttatatttcttttgacaaTCATTGTTTTGAGCATCATCAAGTGCTACCGCTACACTGCTTATGGCACTGCGTGCTGTGGAGGCTTCTGTGGAGTGAGGGAGAGGTGCCCTGCAGAACTCTACAAACAGGCCAACAACAATATTGATGCCAGGTTACCACACGGCCTCAAAGTGCAGCCTCACTTCATTGAAGTGCGAGGGAACGGCTCCCTCACCAAGACCTACTGCTACAAGGCCTGTCTGACAGCAGGCTCAGGGAGTGACACTTTCATGTTTTACAACACAGGGGCGCAGACAGGACTGGGACCTGGGGGAGCCCAAGCAGCAGCAGGTGACAGCAGGCACCTCACAGGCCAAAGTGGGCAGAGTGCTGGGAACCTGATTATTCTAAAAAACGAAGCTGTTTCTCAAAATGAG CCCCGACAACCCAACCCTGACTGGCGTTACTCTGCCTCCCTGAGAGCAGGAATGCACAG TTCTGTGCACCTGGAAGAGGCTGGCATTCTACGAGCTGGTCCAGGAGGGCCTGATCAGCAGTGGCCAACAGTATCCAGTGCGACACCAG